The following are encoded together in the Bradyrhizobium sp. CCGUVB1N3 genome:
- a CDS encoding 2OG-Fe(II) oxygenase, translating to MAIAKRKPSTPDETIDIATRVDALDWAQIAGELDAQGCAILKSLLTPEECRAIAALYPDDANFRSRIVMGRHGFGRGEYKYFSYPLPALIAETRPALYAHLHGIANRWNEGMGIDIRYPARHDAFLKRCHEAGQSRPTPLLLQYEAGDYNCLHQDLYGEHVFPIQVAILLSEPGRDFTGGEFVLTEQRPRMQSRAEVVPLAQGDAVAFAVHHRPVQGTRGTYRVNLRHGVSRIRSGRRHTLGVIFHDAK from the coding sequence ATGGCAATCGCGAAACGTAAGCCGAGTACTCCTGATGAGACGATTGATATCGCCACCCGAGTCGATGCCCTCGACTGGGCCCAGATCGCCGGCGAACTTGACGCACAGGGCTGCGCGATCCTCAAAAGCCTGCTCACGCCGGAGGAATGCCGTGCAATCGCCGCGCTCTATCCCGACGACGCAAACTTCCGCAGCCGCATCGTGATGGGCCGCCACGGTTTCGGCCGTGGCGAGTACAAGTATTTTTCTTATCCGCTGCCGGCTCTCATCGCGGAAACCCGCCCGGCGCTCTACGCGCATCTGCACGGCATCGCCAATCGCTGGAACGAGGGGATGGGGATCGATATCCGCTATCCCGCGCGGCATGACGCGTTCCTGAAGCGCTGCCACGAGGCGGGCCAGAGTCGGCCGACGCCGCTGCTGCTGCAATATGAGGCCGGCGACTACAACTGCCTGCATCAGGATCTCTATGGCGAGCACGTATTCCCGATCCAGGTCGCGATCCTCCTGTCCGAACCGGGCCGCGATTTCACCGGCGGCGAGTTCGTGCTGACCGAGCAGCGTCCGCGTATGCAGTCGCGTGCCGAGGTCGTGCCGCTGGCGCAGGGCGACGCGGTCGCCTTTGCCGTGCATCATCGTCCGGTGCAGGGGACGCGCGGCACGTATCGGGTTAATCTGCGCCATGGTGTCAGCCGGATCCGGTCCGGACGGCGCCATACGCTGGGCGTGATCTTCCATGATGCAAAGTGA
- the alkB gene encoding DNA oxidative demethylase AlkB gives MTADLFDSLAEAQPSREDIADGAVVLRGFAGTIEHELIAAVRAITAQSSFRQMTTPGGYQMSVAMTNCGERGWITDHTGYRYDPIDPLSDRPWPEMPPIFRDLARRAAEEGGFAGFAPDACLVNRYEPGTRLSLHQDKDELDLSAPIVSVSLGLPAIFLFGGMARSDKPRRVRLVHGDVVAWGGASRLAYHGVAPLADGEHALLGQQRINLTFRRTR, from the coding sequence TTGACTGCGGATTTGTTCGATAGCCTCGCCGAGGCCCAGCCGTCGCGCGAAGATATCGCCGACGGAGCCGTGGTGTTGCGTGGATTTGCAGGGACGATCGAGCATGAGCTGATCGCCGCCGTCCGCGCGATCACGGCGCAGTCGTCGTTTCGGCAGATGACGACGCCCGGTGGCTATCAGATGTCGGTGGCGATGACGAATTGCGGCGAGCGCGGCTGGATCACCGATCACACCGGCTATCGCTATGATCCGATCGATCCGCTGTCCGATAGGCCTTGGCCGGAGATGCCGCCGATATTCCGAGACCTGGCGAGACGGGCGGCCGAGGAGGGTGGTTTTGCCGGCTTCGCGCCTGATGCCTGCCTCGTCAATCGCTACGAGCCCGGCACGCGGCTGTCACTGCACCAGGACAAGGACGAGCTGGATCTCTCAGCGCCGATCGTGTCGGTCTCCCTCGGGCTTCCCGCGATCTTCCTGTTCGGCGGCATGGCGCGTAGCGACAAGCCGCGCCGCGTTCGGCTCGTGCATGGCGATGTCGTGGCCTGGGGCGGTGCGAGCCGGCTCGCCTATCACGGCGTCGCGCCGCTCGCCGACGGCGAGCATGCGCTGCTCGGCCAGCAACGGATCAATCTGACATTTCGCAGAACGCGCTAA
- a CDS encoding amidase has protein sequence MPNFPTLAKLAEDLENGRTTSRKLVEECLARIADPAGEGRRTFIDVDKQAALTAADAMDGLREVNAAPSRYAGIPISIKDLFDIKGQVTRAGSRALDDSDPAEHDAAAVARLRHAGFVVMGRTNMTEFAYSGIGINPHFGTPKGAWNRAEGHVPGGSSSGAAVSVLDGMAHAALGTDTGGSCRIPAAYNGIVGYKPTQRRVPLDGAVPLSFSLDSIGPLARTVGCCAVLDAVLANEPIAPLKPRAVKGMRLAVPTTIALDDLDTAVAQTFDRALETLAGHGAAIERIEMSEFHDIGPMNAKGGFAAAESFAWHRYLITAKGDVYDPRVAVRIMRGEAQSAADYIDLLNERRSLIARVNARIAPYDALVLPTTANTPPKIADLADEKAFTTANLRALRNCTLINMIDGCAISLPAHREGEVPVGLMLAGAGGTDHRIFELAAGMEAVIRV, from the coding sequence GATCGCCGATCCGGCCGGCGAAGGTCGACGCACCTTTATCGATGTCGACAAACAGGCTGCGCTGACTGCGGCAGATGCGATGGATGGCTTGCGTGAGGTCAACGCGGCGCCGTCGCGCTATGCCGGTATTCCGATCTCGATCAAGGATCTCTTTGACATCAAGGGGCAGGTGACGCGGGCCGGCTCCCGCGCGCTCGATGATTCCGATCCGGCGGAGCACGATGCGGCGGCGGTTGCGCGGCTGCGCCACGCCGGCTTCGTGGTGATGGGGCGGACCAACATGACCGAGTTTGCCTATTCCGGCATCGGCATCAACCCGCATTTCGGCACGCCGAAGGGCGCCTGGAACCGAGCCGAGGGCCACGTGCCCGGCGGCTCGTCCTCGGGCGCGGCGGTGTCCGTGCTGGACGGCATGGCGCATGCTGCGCTCGGTACCGATACCGGCGGCTCCTGCCGCATCCCGGCGGCCTATAACGGCATCGTCGGCTACAAGCCGACGCAGCGTCGCGTGCCGCTCGACGGCGCAGTGCCGTTGTCTTTCTCGCTCGACAGCATCGGACCCTTGGCGCGAACGGTCGGTTGCTGTGCCGTGCTCGACGCCGTGCTGGCGAACGAGCCGATCGCTCCGCTGAAGCCGCGCGCCGTGAAGGGCATGCGGCTTGCAGTGCCGACCACGATTGCGCTCGACGACCTCGATACGGCAGTGGCGCAGACCTTCGATCGCGCGCTGGAGACGCTCGCCGGTCACGGCGCGGCCATCGAGCGCATCGAGATGTCGGAATTCCACGACATCGGCCCCATGAACGCCAAGGGCGGCTTTGCGGCCGCCGAAAGCTTCGCCTGGCACCGCTATCTCATCACGGCCAAGGGCGACGTCTATGATCCCCGCGTCGCGGTGCGGATCATGCGCGGCGAGGCGCAGAGCGCGGCCGACTACATCGATCTCCTCAACGAGCGCCGTTCGCTGATCGCGCGGGTCAATGCACGGATCGCGCCCTATGACGCGCTGGTGCTGCCGACCACCGCCAACACGCCGCCGAAGATCGCCGATCTTGCCGACGAGAAGGCGTTCACCACGGCGAACCTGCGTGCCTTGCGCAACTGCACCCTCATCAACATGATCGATGGTTGCGCGATCTCGCTGCCTGCCCATCGCGAGGGCGAGGTTCCCGTCGGCCTCATGCTGGCGGGCGCTGGCGGAACGGACCATCGCATTTTCGAGCTTGCTGCCGGCATGGAGGCCGTGATCCGTGTTTGA
- a CDS encoding DUF2848 domain-containing protein — MFDLTFTVDAQDATTPLTLAIDQAVIAGWTGRDPVARDKHIAELEAVGIARPASTPIYYRVSARRLTTEDSIECSGGASSGEVEFVLIGWQGRIFVGCGSDHTDRKVEAYSVTVSKQMCDKVVAPVLWELEDVINHWDKMVLRSYAWINGERVLYQEGTLDAMLPVDELITRGFDGKKLPDGCAMFGGTFAAKGGIRPADRFEFELEDPVLKRTIRHAYDVMTLPVLG, encoded by the coding sequence GTGTTTGACCTGACCTTCACCGTCGATGCCCAGGACGCGACAACGCCGCTGACGCTTGCGATCGACCAGGCCGTCATTGCCGGCTGGACCGGCCGCGATCCCGTCGCCCGCGACAAGCACATTGCCGAGTTGGAGGCTGTCGGCATCGCGCGGCCCGCGTCGACGCCGATCTACTACCGCGTCTCGGCGCGGCGGCTGACGACGGAAGACAGCATCGAATGTTCTGGCGGCGCCTCCTCCGGCGAGGTCGAGTTCGTGCTGATCGGCTGGCAGGGCCGCATCTTCGTCGGCTGCGGCTCCGACCATACCGACCGCAAGGTCGAGGCCTACAGCGTGACCGTCTCGAAGCAGATGTGCGACAAGGTTGTCGCGCCGGTGTTGTGGGAGCTCGAGGACGTGATCAACCACTGGGACAAGATGGTCCTGCGCTCCTATGCCTGGATCAACGGCGAGCGCGTGCTCTACCAGGAGGGCACGCTGGATGCGATGCTGCCGGTCGACGAACTGATCACGCGCGGCTTCGACGGCAAGAAGCTGCCCGACGGCTGCGCCATGTTCGGCGGCACCTTTGCCGCCAAGGGCGGCATCCGCCCCGCCGACCGCTTCGAGTTCGAGCTGGAGGATCCCGTGCTGAAGCGCACGATCCGGCACGCCTATGACGTGATGACGCTGCCGGTGCTCGGCTAG